One genomic region from Thalassomonas viridans encodes:
- a CDS encoding GFA family protein has protein sequence MKITGGCHCGELKYQARIDPDKVLICHCTDCQQLSGTAFRTVVVSEPDGLIFTRGQAKEYIKTAESGNKRAQGFCANCGSAIYATSADKSNRIYGIRVGSVHQRNELVPSSQIWCRSSVPWLEQLPDMTEYETVPTK, from the coding sequence ATGAAGATTACCGGCGGCTGCCATTGCGGCGAATTAAAATATCAGGCCCGTATAGATCCTGACAAAGTACTGATCTGTCACTGCACAGATTGCCAGCAACTTTCAGGCACTGCATTTAGGACCGTGGTGGTGTCAGAGCCCGACGGCCTGATTTTTACCCGGGGGCAGGCAAAAGAATATATTAAAACGGCTGAAAGTGGTAATAAACGCGCGCAGGGATTCTGTGCCAATTGCGGCAGCGCTATTTATGCGACCTCGGCCGATAAAAGCAACAGAATTTACGGTATCCGGGTCGGCTCAGTGCATCAAAGAAATGAGCTGGTGCCGTCAAGCCAGATCTGGTGCCGCTCGTCTGTTCCCTGGCTGGAGCAATTGCCTGATATGACCGAATATGAAACCGTACCGACAAAATGA
- a CDS encoding RidA family protein, whose protein sequence is MKNLTLFTLAAINLLLSPGTFAKSSDKTVEFLNSKPASARLPFSEIVRVENTLYLSGQIGLDPATKKLAAGGFKAEAGQTLKNIKQTLQAHGYSMEQVVKCTVMLTDIADFKSLNQVYAQYFTPPYPARSTFAVSELALNASIEVECIAVVSG, encoded by the coding sequence ATGAAAAACCTTACCCTGTTTACCCTCGCCGCAATAAATTTGCTGCTCTCCCCTGGCACTTTCGCCAAGAGCAGCGATAAAACGGTAGAGTTTTTAAATAGTAAACCGGCCTCAGCCAGGCTGCCCTTTTCTGAGATTGTACGGGTAGAAAATACCTTGTATCTGTCGGGGCAGATCGGCCTGGATCCGGCAACCAAAAAACTGGCCGCAGGCGGCTTTAAGGCAGAAGCCGGGCAAACCCTGAAGAATATCAAACAGACCCTGCAAGCCCATGGTTACAGTATGGAGCAGGTGGTTAAATGTACCGTGATGCTGACAGATATCGCTGATTTTAAATCGCTTAATCAGGTGTATGCACAATATTTTACGCCTCCGTACCCGGCCAGAAGCACATTTGCCGTCAGTGAGCTTGCCCTGAACGCCAGCATTGAAGTGGAATGTATTGCCGTGGTTTCCGGTTAG
- a CDS encoding M24 family metallopeptidase, whose amino-acid sequence MNFSPIYTAPNEEEMASRKNKLLALMSKNDLDCFVITDPKNVFWLTNFANYVHERPFILVLSGNGELSFIVPKLEILHVKYRIVGDVELLSYDEFPCPDISSWQTLFTKTIAPFKKVGVEEVTPQFIANKVNEKPFASELIEQARYIKSDYEIGRIIYACNIATKAMEKLLNKAGPGVSMLSIHSKVTKLMMLQILTDNPETNALATNVAAVVQPPNVSHDPHNFTNIMDMDMTYGGPHVSIINGVMNGYGTEVERTFFLGKVPRNAIKPYQVMMEARELCLQLCKPGTDMHDVDNSVISLFAKYGYADNILHRTGHSIGVTGHEGPFLAKGFHYEIKPGMLFTIEPGIYIEGIGGFRHSDTVLITESGNTSLTPVKDSLSDMTLPARKANFSLSAFNKKRLFSFYNRYFGLDV is encoded by the coding sequence ATGAATTTTTCCCCCATATACACAGCGCCTAATGAAGAAGAAATGGCATCGAGAAAGAATAAGTTACTGGCGCTAATGTCAAAAAACGACTTAGACTGCTTTGTGATAACCGATCCCAAAAACGTATTTTGGCTGACCAACTTTGCTAATTATGTACATGAAAGGCCCTTTATCTTAGTGCTTTCAGGTAACGGAGAGTTATCTTTTATTGTGCCAAAACTTGAAATCCTGCATGTGAAATACCGGATTGTTGGGGATGTTGAGTTATTGTCATATGACGAATTTCCCTGTCCTGATATTTCAAGCTGGCAAACACTTTTTACCAAAACTATTGCTCCTTTTAAAAAGGTTGGGGTTGAAGAAGTCACCCCCCAATTTATCGCAAATAAAGTTAACGAAAAGCCGTTTGCTTCAGAGCTTATAGAACAGGCTCGATATATAAAGAGTGATTACGAAATTGGCAGAATTATTTATGCCTGCAATATAGCCACTAAAGCTATGGAAAAGTTGCTGAACAAAGCCGGGCCGGGAGTATCAATGCTGTCGATTCATTCAAAAGTTACTAAACTGATGATGTTGCAAATACTCACGGACAACCCGGAAACCAATGCCTTGGCAACAAATGTTGCAGCTGTGGTGCAACCCCCTAATGTATCACATGACCCCCATAACTTTACCAATATAATGGATATGGATATGACATATGGTGGTCCACATGTTTCAATTATTAACGGTGTCATGAACGGTTATGGTACTGAAGTAGAGCGCACCTTCTTTCTTGGAAAAGTACCCAGGAATGCGATTAAACCCTATCAGGTTATGATGGAAGCCCGCGAACTTTGCTTACAATTATGCAAACCCGGAACAGATATGCACGACGTAGATAATAGCGTCATTTCTTTATTCGCCAAATATGGTTATGCAGACAACATCCTCCACCGGACAGGGCACAGTATAGGGGTAACAGGACACGAAGGGCCGTTCCTGGCGAAAGGTTTTCATTATGAAATTAAACCTGGTATGTTATTTACTATTGAACCCGGTATTTATATTGAGGGGATAGGCGGGTTTCGGCACTCGGACACGGTACTTATTACTGAAAGCGGAAATACCTCATTAACTCCGGTAAAAGACAGTTTAAGCGATATGACGTTACCCGCGAGAAAAGCTAATTTTTCACTTTCTGCGTTTAATAAAAAGAGATTGTTTTCATTCTACAACCGTTATTTTGGGCTCGATGTTTAA